A section of the Burkholderia mallei ATCC 23344 genome encodes:
- the fdhD gene encoding formate dehydrogenase accessory sulfurtransferase FdhD, with protein sequence MSLSETVEPSGIVELAVRRRRGDAAETAVDRVGQEWPVALVFNGISHAVMMCTPRDLEAFAVGFAVSEGIVERGSDVKDIEVALHGAGPLPHAEVQLTVVQQAFAALKEKRRALAGRTGCGVCGIESIGLLDLVPQRLPDTGFLARLAPDAIARAARELPAHQALTRQTGGLHAAAWCDASGAIVHAFEDIGRHNALDKLIGTLTLTRADMANGFVFLSSRASYELVRKSARVGIPMVATISAPSSLAIEIARQAGLRLVSFCREAGYVDYGTA encoded by the coding sequence GTGAGCCTGTCCGAAACCGTCGAACCCAGCGGCATCGTCGAGCTCGCGGTGCGCCGGCGGCGCGGCGATGCGGCCGAGACGGCCGTCGACCGCGTCGGCCAGGAATGGCCGGTCGCGCTCGTGTTCAACGGCATCTCGCACGCGGTGATGATGTGCACGCCGCGCGATCTGGAAGCGTTCGCGGTCGGCTTCGCGGTGTCCGAGGGCATCGTCGAGCGCGGCAGCGACGTGAAGGACATCGAGGTCGCGCTGCACGGCGCCGGGCCGCTGCCGCACGCCGAAGTGCAACTGACGGTCGTCCAGCAGGCATTCGCCGCGCTGAAGGAAAAGCGCCGCGCGCTCGCGGGACGCACCGGCTGCGGCGTGTGCGGCATCGAAAGCATCGGTCTGCTCGATCTCGTGCCGCAGCGCCTGCCCGATACCGGCTTTCTCGCGCGTCTCGCGCCGGATGCGATTGCACGCGCGGCGCGCGAGCTTCCCGCGCATCAGGCGCTCACGCGGCAGACGGGCGGTCTGCACGCGGCCGCGTGGTGCGATGCGTCGGGCGCGATCGTCCACGCGTTCGAAGACATCGGCCGCCACAACGCACTCGACAAACTGATCGGCACGCTGACGCTCACGCGCGCCGACATGGCGAACGGCTTCGTATTCCTGTCGAGCCGCGCGAGCTACGAGCTCGTGCGCAAATCGGCGCGCGTCGGCATTCCGATGGTCGCGACGATCTCCGCGCCGTCGTCGCTCGCGATCGAGATCGCGCGGCAGGCGGGGCTGCGGCTCGTGAGCTTCTGCCGCGAGGCCGGCTACGTCGATTACGGCACCGCGTAG
- a CDS encoding nitrate reductase associated protein produces MGLSDAPLLFNFEIESSEDLTYIPMIVRFNLDRFGLRISLEQWQMLPLEDRRLLARFPADEDVVIEPNFDHALFEMLRTHANVEPSWFQPDEHPAWRSVDAVPDALVAQSGLAGLPAPSASQWATLTPFQRYVLTKLSRKPKLNHDFVPAMREFGLAAH; encoded by the coding sequence ATGGGACTGAGCGACGCGCCGTTGCTGTTCAATTTCGAAATCGAATCGTCGGAGGATCTGACCTACATTCCGATGATCGTCCGCTTCAACCTCGACCGTTTCGGGCTGAGGATCTCGCTCGAGCAATGGCAGATGCTGCCGCTCGAGGATCGCAGGCTGCTCGCGCGCTTTCCGGCCGACGAGGACGTCGTGATCGAGCCGAATTTCGATCATGCGCTGTTCGAGATGCTGCGCACGCACGCGAACGTCGAGCCGAGCTGGTTCCAGCCGGACGAGCATCCGGCGTGGCGCAGCGTCGACGCGGTGCCGGACGCGCTCGTCGCGCAAAGCGGGCTCGCCGGCCTGCCGGCGCCGTCCGCGTCGCAGTGGGCGACGCTCACGCCGTTTCAGCGCTACGTGCTCACGAAGCTGTCGCGCAAGCCGAAGCTCAATCACGATTTCGTTCCCGCGATGCGCGAGTTCGGTCTCGCCGCGCACTGA
- a CDS encoding acyl-CoA thioesterase: MTDSPMQLPQKPPALRVVPQPSDANVHGDVFGGWIMAQVDIAGSIPASRRANGRVATVAVNSFLFKQPVFVGDLLSFYASIVKTGNTSVTVDVEVYAQRMSLMSEIVKVTEATLTYVATDSDRRPRALPPLE; encoded by the coding sequence ATGACCGATTCGCCGATGCAACTCCCGCAAAAACCGCCCGCGCTGCGCGTCGTCCCGCAACCGTCCGACGCGAACGTTCACGGCGACGTGTTCGGCGGCTGGATCATGGCGCAGGTCGACATCGCGGGCTCGATTCCGGCGAGCCGCCGCGCGAACGGCCGGGTCGCGACGGTCGCGGTCAATTCGTTCCTGTTCAAGCAGCCGGTGTTCGTCGGCGATCTGCTCAGCTTCTACGCGAGCATCGTGAAGACGGGCAACACGTCGGTGACGGTCGACGTCGAAGTCTACGCGCAGCGGATGAGCCTGATGAGCGAGATCGTCAAGGTGACGGAGGCGACGCTCACCTACGTCGCGACCGACTCCGATCGCCGCCCGCGCGCGCTGCCGCCGCTCGAATAA